The genome window GTCGTCGTCGCCGTCAGCCTGATTGTCGTCGTCATCGCCCGTCGAGGCGTCGTCGTCGGTGATGTCGTCGTTGTCATCGTTGTCGTCGTTGTCGTCGTTGTCGTCATTGTCGTCGTTGTCGTCGTCATCGTCGTCGCCGCCGCCGACGCATTCGTCCATTGCCTCGTCACAGGTTTCGTCCGCATCGCAAGGATTGCCGGTGTTGTCGCAGGTGTCGGCGCTCTCGTCGCAGCTCTCGACGCCGTTGCAGAACTGGCCGTCGTCGGCGCACGGGGGCACTCCGGCGATGCAGATGCCGTCCCGGCAGACTTCCTCGCCGTTGCAATAGATGTCGTCGTTGCAATCCGGGTCGCCTTCGCACTCGTTTGTCCAACCGTATAACCGCAGGTTGTCGATCATCCAGTACCATTCGTAATACGCGTTGTAGTAGTGGAAGCGAAGCTGCAGCGTGCTGAGGTCGCCATCGGAAAGATCGATCTCGGCGGTTTCCTCGTAGTCATTCGTTTGGTAACGCATGACGTTTTCCCAAACCAAAGCGCCGTTGATCTTCACGTCCACATCGCCGACTTCCTCGCTATAGCTGTAGAAATAGTGGTCGAAGCGCAGGAAGACGTTCTCGTAATCGCCGACGTTGATTTCCTCGCTGATCAGCTGTTCGTCCATGTTCGAGCTCGAATAGTAATCCGAGTCGCAAATCATGAAGGTGCCGCTCATCAGGCTGTTGGAACGGCCGCCGGGATTGGTGTCGGTCCAGGTGCCGCTGCCGGTGCCGCCGTCGACGATATCCCAGTCATGCAGCCACTTATTGCCGCTGTCTTCCCAGGTTTCTTCCCAGATGACCACCGGGCCGACCGGCTTGGCGTAGATTTCGATCGCGTTGGTGTCTTCGTGGCCGAAGGAATCCTCCGCCCGAACCACGTAATAGTAGGTCGTGCCGTTGACGACCCCGGTGTCGACGTAGGAGGTCTGTGCCGTGCTGGCGGTCGGGCTCAGGAAGTTCTGGCCGCCGCTGGTCAGGGCGCGGTACACGTTGTAGGTAACCGGCGAAGCGTCGATCGCGGTGTTCCACGACAGGGTGACCTGATTGTCGCCGGGCATCGCCAGGGTCAAACCGCCGAAAACGGGCGGCGCGCAGTCGATGATCGCCGCGTCGGTCTTGGGCACGTTGGTGCCGCCTTCGCCGTCGTCGGCGTCGATGTAACGGACCAGCACGTCGTCGCCGTTGTGGATTTGCAGGATGCCGTCACCGGCCTGCATCGCGCCGACGGCGGTAACGATGGAGCCTTGATAGACGCCGTCATCGTCGGTGGCGTCGAGGGTGACCGTTTCCGGCGTCGTCTCGGTGGTGCTGCCGATCTCCACGTCGATCGACGGGCCGGTCAGGTCGGCGTCGCGCACTTCGATGTCGATGGTGTCGCCGCAAGCGAAGGCTTCGCCGATTTCCACCTTGCCGTCGGAGCTGACGAAATAGTCCATCAGGTAGTAGTAGGCCTCGACGAGATCGATCCGGCCCATGCCGAAGGTGTTGTCTTCGCCG of Myxococcales bacterium contains these proteins:
- a CDS encoding S8 family serine peptidase, coding for MKRILMVLMLAAAVMAGVWQNTAVAGTLDPDLADQLANAKPTDIVKVLVILQQQVDLNQALADAKKAGGGRARSHYEVITQLQDVADISQGPVAELLHEGQIMRQVKKFKPFWIVNGFAVQAMPDFIRLLAAQPEVKVVYLDYPIELIEPVGTPIPSNIAGRGVENGITASRAPELWALGIDGTGTLACDQDTGADGNHPAFADRWRGLDVGVAPSAAWFDPLDGETFPTDSGQHGTHTLGTILGDDGAGNQIGMAPGAKWIGAKTIDTGGNIFSDAVAAFQWMADPDENPATLDDVPDVVNNSWGLNQWYYGSCRADFNAAIDAAEAAGVVVVFAAGNEGPDSSSLRSPGNRVASQYNVFSIGALEQDNSTIADFSSRGPSDCDGSSIKPEVSAVGVDVRSAMPGGGYQLMSGTSMATPHVAGAVLLLRQAFPEATPDEIKMGLYMTAVDLGSAGEDNTFGMGRIDLVEAYYYLMDYFVSSDGKVEIGEAFACGDTIDIEVRDADLTGPSIDVEIGSTTETTPETVTLDATDDDGVYQGSIVTAVGAMQAGDGILQIHNGDDVLVRYIDADDGEGGTNVPKTDAAIIDCAPPVFGGLTLAMPGDNQVTLSWNTAIDASPVTYNVYRALTSGGQNFLSPTASTAQTSYVDTGVVNGTTYYYVVRAEDSFGHEDTNAIEIYAKPVGPVVIWEETWEDSGNKWLHDWDIVDGGTGSGTWTDTNPGGRSNSLMSGTFMICDSDYYSSSNMDEQLISEEINVGDYENVFLRFDHYFYSYSEEVGDVDVKINGALVWENVMRYQTNDYEETAEIDLSDGDLSTLQLRFHYYNAYYEWYWMIDNLRLYGWTNECEGDPDCNDDIYCNGEEVCRDGICIAGVPPCADDGQFCNGVESCDESADTCDNTGNPCDADETCDEAMDECVGGGDDDDDDNDDNDDNDDNDDNDDNDDITDDDASTGDDDDNQADGDDDDDNGSIGGCGF